Proteins encoded together in one Vigna angularis cultivar LongXiaoDou No.4 chromosome 5, ASM1680809v1, whole genome shotgun sequence window:
- the LOC108340118 gene encoding uncharacterized protein LOC108340118 isoform X2, with translation MASATQEPILSRIDRLDNLLRQLEEIRGCNLSPKSSCASTPTSGCDGRVSSVDFSPRSLEKQCRPMENVMMETEAKGTVIERLNQVEDRVLKVEEVWLTKGSAISKSPKKGFKQLVKQCVRAKGRKHYNKEQ, from the exons ATGGCTTCCGCAACTCAGGAACCAATTCTCTCAAGGATTGATCGTTTGGATAATTTG ttGAGGCAATTGGAGGAAATTAGAGGGTGCAATCTATCACCAAAGAGCTCGTGCGCATCCACACCAACAAGCGGATGTGATGGACGCGTGTCCTCCGTCGATTTCTCCCCGAGGAGCTTGGAGAAGCAGTGCCGTCCGATGGAGAACGTGATGATGGAGACGGAAGCGAAGGGAACGGTGATAGAGAGGCTGAATCAGGTGGAGGATCGAGTGCTGAAG GTGGAGGAAGTGTGGTTAACAAAGGGGAGTGCAATAAGTAAAAGTCCAAAGAAAGGTTTCAAACAGCTTGTGAAGCAATGTGTGAGAGCTAAAGGAAGAAAACATTACAATAaagaacaataa
- the LOC108340118 gene encoding uncharacterized protein LOC108340118 isoform X1, whose translation MASATQEPILSRIDRLDNLLRQLEEIRGCNLSPKSSCASTPTSGCDGRVSSVDFSPRSLEKQCRPMENVMMETEAKGTVIERLNQVEDRVLKLCLQVEEVWLTKGSAISKSPKKGFKQLVKQCVRAKGRKHYNKEQ comes from the exons ATGGCTTCCGCAACTCAGGAACCAATTCTCTCAAGGATTGATCGTTTGGATAATTTG ttGAGGCAATTGGAGGAAATTAGAGGGTGCAATCTATCACCAAAGAGCTCGTGCGCATCCACACCAACAAGCGGATGTGATGGACGCGTGTCCTCCGTCGATTTCTCCCCGAGGAGCTTGGAGAAGCAGTGCCGTCCGATGGAGAACGTGATGATGGAGACGGAAGCGAAGGGAACGGTGATAGAGAGGCTGAATCAGGTGGAGGATCGAGTGCTGAAG CTTTGTTTGCAGGTGGAGGAAGTGTGGTTAACAAAGGGGAGTGCAATAAGTAAAAGTCCAAAGAAAGGTTTCAAACAGCTTGTGAAGCAATGTGTGAGAGCTAAAGGAAGAAAACATTACAATAaagaacaataa
- the LOC108340267 gene encoding cellulose synthase A catalytic subunit 3 [UDP-forming] — MESEGEAGAKPVTALSAQVCQICGDGVGKNVDGEPFIACDVCAFPVCRPCYEYERKDGNQSCPQCKTRYKRHKGSPAILGDTEEDGAATDGASDFNYDSDTQHQKQKISERMLSWQLTYARGEEVGAPNYDKEVSHNHIPLLTSGQEVSGELSAASPERLSMASPAAGGGKRVHNIPYSSDINQSPNVRAGDPGLGNVAWKERVDGWKMKQEKNVVPMSTGQAASERGAGDIDATTDVLVDDSLLNDEARQPLSRKVSIPSSRINPYRMVIMLRLVILCIFLHYRITNPVPNAYPLWLVSVICEIWFAMSWILDQFPKWLPVNRETYLDRLALRYDREGEPSQLAAVDIFVSTVDPLKEPPLVTANTVLSILAVDYPVDKVSCYVSDDGAAMLTFEALAETSEFARKWVPFSKKYSIEPRAPEWYFAQKIDYLKDKVHPSFVKDRRAMKREYEEFKVRINGLVAKAQKIPEEGWVMQDGTPWPGNNTRDHPGMIQVFLGQSGGLDTEGNELPRLVYVSREKRPGFQHHKKAGAMNALVRVSAVLTNGPFLLNLDCDHYINNSKALREAMCFMMDPNLGKHVCYVQFPQRFDGIDRNDRYANRNTVFFDINLRGLDGIQGPVYVGTGCVFNRTALYGYEPPLKPKHKKPGFLSSLCGGNRKKSSKSSKKGSDKKKSSKNVDPTVPIFSLEDIEEGVEGTGFDDEKSLLMSQMSLEKRFGQSAVFVASTLMENGGVPQSATPETLLKEAIHVISCGYEDKSEWGSEIGWIYGSVTEDILTGFKMHARGWRSIYCMPKRPAFKGSAPINLSDRLNQVLRWALGSVEILFSRHCPIWYGYGGRLKWLERFAYVNTTIYPVTAIPLLIYCILPAVCLLTNKFIIPQISNLASIWFISLFLSIFATGILEMRWSGVGIDEWWRNEQFWVIGGVSAHLFAVFQGLLKVLAGIDTNFTVTSKASDEDGDFAELYMFKWTTLLIPPTTLLIINIVGVVAGISYAINSGYQSWGPLFGKLFFAFWVIIHLYPFLKGLMGRQNRTPTIVVVWSILLASIFSLLWVRIDPFTTRVTGPDVEECGINC, encoded by the exons ATGGAGTCTGAAGGCGAAGCTGGG GCAAAGCCAGTGACAGCATTGAGTGCCCAAGTGTGCCAGATATGTGGTGATGGTGTTGGGAAGAATGTGGATGGTGAACCATTCATTGCGTGCGATGTTTGTGCTTTCCCTGTATGCAGACCCTGCTATGAGTATGAAAGGAAGGATGGGAATCAGTCTTGTCCCCAGTGCAAAACCCGGTACAAGAGGCACAAAG GGAGTCCTGCAATTCTTGGAGACACGGAAGAGGATGGTGCTGCTACTGATGGTGCCAGTGACTTTAATTACGACTCAGACACTCAACACCAAAAGCAGAAGATTTCAGAGCGCATGTTAAGCTGGCAATTGACTTATGCACGAGGAGAGGAGGTCGGTGCTCCAAATTATGATAAGGAAGTTTCTCACAACCATATTCCTCTGTTGACCAGTGGACAAGAG GTGTCTGGAGAGTTGTCTGCAGCCTCACCTGAGAGGCTCTCAATGGCATCTCCTGCAGCTGGTGGAGGAAAACGTGTTCATAATATTCCATATTCATCTGATATTAATCAATCTC CTAATGTCAGGGCTGGGGATCCAGGTTTGGGTAATGTTGcatggaaagaaagagttgatggCTGGAAGATGAAGCAAGAAAAGAATGTTGTTCCTATGAGCACCGGCCAAGCTGCTTCTGAGAGAGGAGCTGGAGATATTGATGCTACTACTGATGTGCTTGTGGATGATTCCTTGTT GAACGACGAAGCTCGACAACCTCTTTCTAGGAAGGTTTCGATTCCATCATCTAGGATAAATCCATATCGTATGGTCATTATGTTGCGGCTGGTTATCCTTTGCATTTTCTTGCATTATCGGATAACGAATCCAGTGCCGAATGCATATCCATTGTGGTTGGTATCAGTTATATGTGAGATTTGGTTTGCCATGTCTTGGATATTGGATCAATTCCCCAAGTGGCTTCCTGTCAACCGTGAAACATATCTTGACAGGCTTGCATTGAG GTATGATAGGGAAGGAGAACCTTCACAACTAGCTGCCGTTGACATTTTTGTCAGTACTGTTGATCCATTAAAGGAACCTCCTCTTGTGACTGCCAATACTGTACTGTCTATTCTGGCAGTTGACTACCCTGTGGATAAGGTCTCCTGCTATGTGTCTGATGATGGTGCTGCTATGTTGACTTTTGAAGCCCTTGCCGAGACATCAGAATTCGCGAGGAAATGGGTTCCCTTTTCCAAGAAGTATAGCATTGAACCCCGTGCACCTGAGTGGTACTTTGCACAAAAGATTGACTACTTGAAAGATAAGGTTCATCCATCATTTGTCAAGGATCGTAGAGCAATGAAG AGAGAATATGAGGAATTCAAAGTTCGTATCAATGGATTAGTTGCAAAGGCACAGAAAATTCCCGAAGAAGGATGGGTGATGCAAGATGGTACACCATGGCCTGGAAATAACACCAGAGACCATCCAGGAATGATCCAG GTTTTCTTGGGCCAAAGTGGAGGACTTGACACTGAGGGCAATGAACTTCCCCGTTTAGTCTATGTGTCTCGTGAAAAGCGCCCAGGTTTCCAACATCACAAGAAAGCTGGTGCCATGAATGCACTT GTAAGAGTATCTGCAGTCCTTACTAATGGACCTTTCTTATTGAATCTTGATTGTGATCACTACATAAACAACAGCAAGGCCTTGAGGGAAGCTATGTGCTTTATGATGGATCCCAACCTTGGTAAACATGTTTGTTATGTCCAGTTTCCACAGAGGTTTGATGGTATTGATAGAAATGATCGTTATGCCAATCGTAATACAGTGTTCTTTGAT ATAAACTTGAGAGGCTTGGATGGCATTCAGGGTCCTGTTTATGTTGGTACTGGATGTGTCTTCAATAGGACAGCTTTATATGGTTATGAACCTCCTCTAAAACCCAAGCATAAAAAGCCTGGGTTTTTATCATCACTTTGTGGTGGAAATCGGAAGAAGAGTTCAAAGTCTAGTAAGAAAGGATCAGACAAGAAAAAATCTAGCAAGAATGTTGATCCAACTGTACCTATTTTCAGTCTAGAGGATATAGAAGAAGGAGTAGAAG GTACTGGATTTGATGATGAGAAATCACTACTTATGTCACAAATGAGCCTTGAGAAAAGGTTTGGTCAGTCTGCAGTTTTTGTAGCCTCCACTCTAATGGAGAATGGTGGTGTTCCTCAGTCTGCTACTCCAGAAACTCTTCTTAAGGAGGCTATTCATGTTATCAGCTGTGGTTATGAGGATAAATCAGAATGGGGATCGGAG ATAGGATGGATCTATGGTTCTGTCACAGAAGATATTCTTACCGGATTTAAGATGCATGCTCGCGGTTGGCGGTCAATATACTGCATGCCTAAGCGGCCGGCGTTTAAAGGTTCTGCTCCCATCAATCTTTCCGACCGTCTAAACCAAGTGCTTCGATGGGCTTTAGGTTCTGTGGAAATTCTTTTCAGCAGACATTGTCCCATCTGGTATGGTTATGGTGGAAGGCTAAAGTGGCTTGAAAGGTTTGCTTATGTGAACACCACAATCTATCCAGTCACAGCCATTCCCCTTCTCATTTATTGTATCTTGCCTGCTGTCTGTCTGCTCACCAACAAGTTCATCATTCCGCAG ATCAGTAACCTTGCAAGCATATGGttcatctctctctttctttccatCTTTGCCACCGGAATCCTGGAGATGAGATGGAGCGGCGTAGGAATCGACGAGTGGTGGAGGAATGAACAGTTCTGGGTCATCGGCGGTGTCTCGGCCCATCTCTTTGCCGTTTTCCAGGGCCTTCTGAAAGTGCTGGCTGGAATTGACACCAACTTCACTGTGACCTCGAAGGCCTCAGATGAAGATGGAGATTTTGCTGAGCTCTACATGTTCAAATGGACCACCCTTCTGATCCCCCCCACAACCCTTCTCATAATAAACATTGTAGGAGTTGTTGCCGGCATCTCCTACGCCATCAACAGTGGCTACCAATCCTGGGGACCCCTCTTTGGGAAGCTTTTCTTTGCATTCTGGGTCATCATCCATCTCTACCCTTTCCTCAAAGGTCTCATGGGCCGCCAGAACAGAACACCAACCATTGTGGTGGTGTGGTCGATTCTGCTTGCATCCATTTTCTCTCTGTTGTGGGTCAGAATTGATCCTTTCACCACAAGAGTCACTGGCCCTGATGTTGAAGAGTGTGGTATTAACTGCTAG